The bacterium region GAGATGCCGCGAAGGACCTCCAGCGTCCCGAACCGCTTGTGCAGGTCCACGATCCGCAGGACGGGAGGCATCAGTACGTGAGGTAGGCGAACCGCCGCTCCAGGAACGCGGCGGCCTGCGAGATCGTGAAGTTCACCGCAAAATAAAAGAAGGCGGTGAGCATGTAGAAGGGGAGGACGATGAACGTGTACCCGACGACGTTCTGCATCGCCAGCAGCAGGTCCACGATGCCGAGCAGCGACAGCAGCGCCGACCCCTTGACGATCTCCACCGCGGCGTTCACCCAGGGCGGCAGCATCCGCCGCGTCGCCTGCGGGAGGATCACCAGACGCAGCCGCAGCCAGAAGGGCAGCCCGACGGCCTTTGCCGCATCCATCTGCGCGCGTGGGATGGAGTCGATCCCGCCCCGGACGATCTCCGCGATGTGGGCGGCGGCGAAGATGCTGAGCGCCGTCACCCCCGCCTGCCACGCCGAGAGGCTCAAGCCCAGCGCCGGCAGCCCGAAGTAGCAGGCGAAGATCAGCACGAGGACCGGGATCCCCCGGACGGTGTCGACGAAGACCCGCGCGGCGAGGCGGGGGATGAGGCCGCCGTAGAGCAGCAGCAGGCCAACGACGAACCCCGCGATCGAGCCGGCGACGAGGACGATGCCGGAGATCTCGAGCGTGGTGCGCAATCCGCGCAGCAGCTGCGGCAGGGCCGGGGCGATCTGCTGCCACGCGGTCATCACCGGATTACCGCGTACCGGCGCTCGGTGCGGCGGAGGACCAGCGCGATCCCGTAGCCCGCAGCCAGGTACATCGCCGTGGCGAACGTCCAGGCCTCGATCGTCCGGAACGTGTTGACGTTCAGCCACTCGGCGGCGTAGGTCAGTTCGGGCACCGCCAGCGCGGACGCCAGCGACGTATCTTTGAACAGCGAGATGAACGTGTTGCTGAGGGACGGCAGGATGATCCGGAACGTCACCGGCAGGATCACGAACCGCACGCGCTGCCACGGGGTGAGGCCGACGGCCTTGCCCGCCTCGACGTAGCCGACGGGCACCGAGTTCACCCCGGCCCGGAAGACCTCGGTCAGGTAGGCGCCGGAGTACACCGACAGCGCGGCGATGAACGACCACACGTTGTTGAGCGCCGTGATCCCCATCTTCGGCAGGCCGTAGAACGCGAAGTAGACCAGCAGCAGCAGGGGGACGTTGCGGATGAACTCGACGTAGGCGGTGACGGCGATCCGCAGCCACCGGGGACCGAAGCTACGGGCGAACGCCCCCGCCATCCCGATCAGGCTCCCGATCAACAGGCAGAGCACGGCGAGCTCCAGGCCGAGGGCGAGCCCCCAGTAGAATCGCGGGAAGTTCTGCCACGCCAAGAACCAGTTGAAATGATACGCTCGCATGGGAGGGCAGCGGGGGGCCGCTCCGCCGCGACCCCCCACGCACGCGATTGATCAGCTCGAGCGGATCAGGCCCATCGCCTGGTCCATCCGCGCCTCGATCGGAAACCCGATCGGCGGATCGGGCAGGGTGATGCCGAAGTACTTCGCGTACTCTTCCTTGTAGTACTTCCACTGGTTGCCGCCCATCGCCACCATTAGCACCGTGTCGACGAAGGTCTTCCAGATCGTATCGCCGGGCTTCATCGCGCCGCCGTAGACTTGAGGGTAATACCCCTTCCCGGAGTCCCGGTATTTGTTCGGGAACCGAAGGGTCAGCCAGCGCACGGTCGACTGGTCGACCGCCGCGGCGTCCACGCGGTTGGAATCGACGGCCTGGATGACGTTGGCCTGGCTGTCGAGCTGCACCACCTGCGCCTTCGGCAGCGCCTCGTGCACCAGATCGTCCGCGCCCACGTTCTGCAGCACCGAGCAGCGCGCCTTGGCCCCCGCCCCCACCAGCGCCTTGTAGTCCCGGTACGGGCCGGCCTTGGGCATCAGCAGCCCCACCCCCTCGCGGTAGTAGGGAATGGAGAACTCGACCTGCTGCGCCCGGAGCGGGCTGATCGTCATGAACTGGAAGACGATATCCACCTTGTCGGTGAGCAGGCTCGGGATCCGGGCGTCGGCCGCCTGGATCTGGAACTGGACCTTGGTCGGATCGTTGAACAGGGCCATGGCCAACAGGCGTCCCATCGAGATGTCGAACCCGGCGAAGTCGCCCTTCTCGTCCTGGAAGTGCCACGGAGGGTTCCCGTTGCCGGTCCCGACGAGCAGCGTCTTGCGCTTGATCACATCGTAGAGCTTGCTGGCAC contains the following coding sequences:
- a CDS encoding amino acid ABC transporter permease; this translates as MTAWQQIAPALPQLLRGLRTTLEISGIVLVAGSIAGFVVGLLLLYGGLIPRLAARVFVDTVRGIPVLVLIFACYFGLPALGLSLSAWQAGVTALSIFAAAHIAEIVRGGIDSIPRAQMDAAKAVGLPFWLRLRLVILPQATRRMLPPWVNAAVEIVKGSALLSLLGIVDLLLAMQNVVGYTFIVLPFYMLTAFFYFAVNFTISQAAAFLERRFAYLTY
- a CDS encoding amino acid ABC transporter permease — its product is MRAYHFNWFLAWQNFPRFYWGLALGLELAVLCLLIGSLIGMAGAFARSFGPRWLRIAVTAYVEFIRNVPLLLLVYFAFYGLPKMGITALNNVWSFIAALSVYSGAYLTEVFRAGVNSVPVGYVEAGKAVGLTPWQRVRFVILPVTFRIILPSLSNTFISLFKDTSLASALAVPELTYAAEWLNVNTFRTIEAWTFATAMYLAAGYGIALVLRRTERRYAVIR
- a CDS encoding transporter substrate-binding domain-containing protein translates to MGVDGGSKRARGERREVEAVSRRRLFVDSAGAVAAGGLARWAAAAGVGTVAAAFLATNAAAQQPQGASKLYDVIKRKTLLVGTGNGNPPWHFQDEKGDFAGFDISMGRLLAMALFNDPTKVQFQIQAADARIPSLLTDKVDIVFQFMTISPLRAQQVEFSIPYYREGVGLLMPKAGPYRDYKALVGAGAKARCSVLQNVGADDLVHEALPKAQVVQLDSQANVIQAVDSNRVDAAAVDQSTVRWLTLRFPNKYRDSGKGYYPQVYGGAMKPGDTIWKTFVDTVLMVAMGGNQWKYYKEEYAKYFGITLPDPPIGFPIEARMDQAMGLIRSS